A genomic segment from Lutibacter sp. A80 encodes:
- a CDS encoding helix-turn-helix domain-containing protein, producing the protein MKKSYCPIDTFINVVKGKRKSTIILHLSQGNKRYNELVKLIPDISERMMSKQLKELEADNLINRKVFPEVPPKVEYSLTDLGKEIHPFLKGMFKGGIIFEKMIDAEEN; encoded by the coding sequence ATGAAAAAAAGTTATTGTCCTATAGATACTTTTATAAATGTGGTTAAAGGAAAACGTAAAAGCACTATTATTTTACATCTTTCTCAGGGAAATAAACGTTACAACGAATTGGTGAAACTTATTCCTGATATTAGTGAGCGTATGATGAGTAAACAATTGAAAGAATTAGAGGCTGATAATTTAATTAATAGAAAAGTTTTTCCAGAAGTACCACCAAAAGTTGAATATAGTTTAACCGATTTAGGAAAAGAAATTCATCCTTTTTTAAAAGGAATGTTTAAAGGTGGAATTATTTTTGAAAAAATGATTGATGCTGAAGAAAATTAA